In a genomic window of Mycolicibacillus parakoreensis:
- a CDS encoding amino acid ABC transporter ATP-binding protein, whose product MSAAAVSVQGRDLHLRLGGATVLRGVDIEVAAGTTTAVIGPSGSGKSSLLRTLNRLHEPDRGDILLDGRSVLAENPDRLRRRIGMVFQGFNLFPHRSVLHNVALGPRRLLGLDDAAATERALTQLERVGLGDYAPRRPEALSGGQQQRVAIARALAMDPQVMLFDEPTSALDPELVKGVLGLIADLAGDGMTMIVVTHEMGFAASSSDQVVFIDDGRVVEAGAPGELFAHARTDRLRRFLSQVL is encoded by the coding sequence GTGAGCGCCGCGGCGGTCTCGGTGCAGGGCCGCGACCTGCATCTGCGGCTGGGCGGGGCGACGGTGCTGCGCGGGGTCGACATCGAGGTCGCGGCCGGCACCACCACCGCGGTGATCGGGCCGTCCGGGTCGGGCAAGTCCAGCCTGCTGCGCACCCTGAACCGGCTGCACGAACCCGACCGCGGCGACATCCTGCTCGACGGGCGTTCGGTGCTCGCCGAGAACCCCGACCGGCTGCGCCGCCGCATCGGGATGGTGTTTCAGGGGTTCAACCTGTTTCCGCACCGCAGCGTGCTGCACAACGTCGCGCTCGGCCCGCGGCGGCTGCTCGGGCTCGACGACGCCGCCGCCACCGAGCGCGCGCTGACCCAGCTGGAGCGGGTGGGGCTGGGCGATTACGCGCCGCGGCGTCCCGAGGCGCTCTCCGGCGGCCAGCAGCAGCGGGTGGCGATCGCGCGGGCCCTGGCGATGGACCCGCAGGTGATGCTCTTCGACGAGCCCACCTCGGCGCTCGACCCCGAGCTGGTCAAAGGGGTGCTGGGGCTCATCGCCGACCTCGCCGGCGACGGGATGACGATGATCGTGGTCACCCACGAGATGGGGTTCGCGGCCTCCAGCTCCGATCAGGTGGTGTTCATCGACGACGGCCGGGTGGTGGAGGCCGGGGCGCCCGGGGAGCTGTTCGCCCACGCCCGCACCGACCGGTTGCGCCGGTTCCTGTCCCAAGTGCTTTGA
- a CDS encoding MarR family winged helix-turn-helix transcriptional regulator, producing the protein MAMSDAAPPEVAELAEGLHRTLTKLFAILRRGDTNRDATGDLTLAQLSILYTLLGQGPMRMTELAAHERVRTPTTTVAIRRLEKIGLVKRSRDPSDLRAVLVDITPEGLAVHHESLANRRAALSAMLSQLSQAEVDALVNALVPLERLAASEPTRGVGAGCEDPVRPDALGG; encoded by the coding sequence ATGGCAATGAGCGATGCCGCCCCACCGGAGGTGGCGGAGCTGGCGGAGGGACTGCACCGCACCCTGACCAAACTGTTCGCGATCCTGCGCCGCGGCGACACCAACCGCGACGCCACCGGGGATCTGACCCTGGCGCAACTGTCGATCCTCTACACCCTGCTCGGGCAGGGCCCGATGCGGATGACCGAACTGGCCGCCCACGAACGGGTGCGCACCCCCACCACCACCGTGGCGATCCGCCGCCTGGAGAAGATCGGCCTGGTCAAACGCTCCCGGGACCCGTCGGATCTGCGCGCGGTCCTCGTCGACATCACCCCCGAGGGCCTGGCGGTGCACCACGAATCGCTGGCGAACCGACGTGCCGCGCTCTCGGCGATGCTCAGCCAGCTCAGCCAGGCCGAGGTCGACGCGCTGGTCAACGCGTTGGTGCCGCTGGAGCGGCTGGCCGCCAGCGAGCCGACCCGCGGCGTGGGCGCCGGCTGCGAGGACCCGGTCCGCCCCGACGCCCTCGGCGGGTAG
- a CDS encoding SDR family oxidoreductase, which produces MSARPTALITGASSGIGTAIAAALAPTHALVLAGRPSPRLRAVADRFGADTVALDLGAVHTAVDAAGLPDDLDVLVHNAGVALPARVAESDVAQWRTTLEVNVVGAVGLTLALLPALRRAGGQVVFVNSGSGLRSSPGLASYSASKAALRAFADSLREDEPALRVTSVHPGRTDTAMQRTLVDYEGGDYDPARFLRPETVAAVVADAVATPPDGHVHQVVLRPR; this is translated from the coding sequence ATGAGCGCCCGCCCCACCGCCCTGATCACCGGTGCCAGCAGCGGCATCGGCACCGCGATCGCCGCGGCGCTGGCCCCCACCCACGCCCTGGTGCTGGCCGGGCGGCCCTCGCCGCGGTTGCGCGCGGTCGCCGACCGGTTCGGCGCCGACACCGTGGCGCTCGACCTCGGCGCGGTGCACACCGCGGTCGATGCGGCGGGCCTGCCCGACGACCTCGACGTGCTGGTCCACAACGCCGGGGTGGCACTGCCGGCGCGGGTCGCCGAATCCGACGTGGCGCAGTGGCGCACCACCTTGGAGGTCAACGTCGTCGGCGCGGTCGGGCTGACCCTGGCGCTGCTGCCGGCGTTGCGCCGCGCCGGCGGGCAGGTGGTGTTCGTCAACTCCGGGTCGGGGCTGCGGTCCTCACCGGGGCTGGCGTCCTACTCGGCGAGCAAGGCGGCGTTGCGGGCGTTCGCCGACTCGCTGCGCGAGGACGAACCCGCCCTGCGGGTGACCAGTGTGCACCCGGGCCGCACCGACACCGCCATGCAGCGCACGCTGGTCGACTACGAGGGCGGCGACTACGACCCGGCGCGGTTCCTGCGGCCGGAGACCGTCGCCGCCGTGGTGGCCGACGCGGTGGCCACCCCGCCCGACGGGCACGTGCACCAGGTGGTGCTGCGGCCGCGCTGA
- the leuS gene encoding leucine--tRNA ligase — MTESSTTGPGSAPGAPSDPAAPPYRYTAALAGRLERAWQQQWDRRGTFHVANPVGELAPADGAPLPADKMFVQDMFPYPSGDGLHVGHPLGYIATDVYARYHRMTGRNVLHTLGFDAFGLPAEQYAAQTGTHPRVRTESNIVNFRRQVGRLGFGHDTRRGVATTDVDFYRWTQWIFLQIYNSWFDPDTDRARPIQQLIDELDSGARVLDDGRDFSALSAEERADAIDGYRLVYRADSLVNWCPGLGTVLANEEVTADGRSERGNFPVFRKRLRQWMMRITAYSERLLEDLDVLDWPEKVKTMQRNWIGRSSGAEVLFDTAAGAVEVFTTRPDTLFGSTYLVLAPEHPLVDALTAEAWPDGVDPAWTYSAPTPVEAVAAYRRAVAAKSDLERQENKTKTGVFLGATATNPVNGAAIPIFVADYVLIGYGTGAIMAVPGHDQRDWEFATAFGLPIVEVITGGDVSTAAHPGDGTLVNSDYLDGMTVTAAQAAVTERLEHSGHGRARVQYKLRDWLFARQRYWGEPFPIVYDAAGRAHPLDDAALPVELPDVPDYAPVAFDPDDPDSEPAPPLATAGDWVHVELDLGDGLQTYTRDTNVMPQWAGSSWYELRYVDPFNTEQFCAPENEAYWMGPRPAEHGPNDPGGVDLYVGGVEHAVLHLLYARFWHKVLHDLGHVSSREPYRRLVNQGYIQADAYTDARGAYVPAADVVARDGGYCYRGPDGEVAVRREFGKMGKSLKNSVSPDQICDDYGADTLRVYEMSMGPLEASRPWATKDVVGAFRFLQRVWRLVVDEQTGAVRVAAHEALDEATLRLLHRTIAGVTEDYRALRNNTAAAKLIEYTNHLTKQAVSARAAVEPLVLLLAPLAPHLAEELWARLGHDTSLAHGPFPQADPAYLVADTVDYPVQVNGKKRGLITVAADADAAAVEAAALADEKVRGFLGGADPKKVIVVPGRLVNLVL; from the coding sequence GTGACCGAATCGTCGACGACCGGCCCGGGGTCCGCGCCCGGCGCGCCCAGCGACCCCGCCGCACCGCCGTATCGGTACACCGCGGCGCTGGCCGGGCGCCTCGAACGGGCCTGGCAGCAGCAGTGGGATCGGCGCGGCACGTTTCACGTCGCCAACCCGGTGGGGGAGCTGGCCCCGGCCGACGGCGCGCCGTTGCCGGCGGACAAGATGTTCGTCCAGGACATGTTCCCCTACCCGTCCGGCGACGGCCTGCACGTCGGGCATCCGCTGGGCTACATCGCCACCGACGTCTACGCCCGTTACCACCGGATGACCGGACGGAACGTGTTGCACACGTTGGGGTTCGACGCGTTCGGGCTGCCCGCCGAGCAGTACGCGGCGCAGACCGGCACCCATCCGCGCGTCCGCACCGAGTCCAACATCGTCAATTTCCGCCGCCAGGTGGGCCGGCTGGGATTCGGGCACGACACCCGCCGGGGCGTGGCGACGACCGACGTGGACTTCTACCGGTGGACCCAGTGGATCTTTCTGCAGATCTACAACTCCTGGTTCGATCCCGACACCGACAGGGCTCGGCCGATCCAACAGCTCATCGATGAACTGGATTCCGGGGCACGGGTTCTCGACGACGGACGGGACTTCTCGGCGCTGTCGGCCGAGGAGCGTGCCGACGCGATCGACGGCTACCGCCTGGTGTACCGGGCGGACTCGCTGGTGAACTGGTGCCCGGGACTCGGCACGGTGCTGGCCAACGAGGAGGTCACCGCCGACGGCCGCAGCGAGCGCGGCAATTTCCCGGTGTTCCGGAAACGGTTGCGCCAGTGGATGATGCGCATCACCGCCTACTCGGAGCGGTTGCTGGAGGACCTCGACGTCCTGGACTGGCCGGAGAAGGTCAAGACCATGCAGCGCAACTGGATCGGCCGTTCGTCGGGCGCGGAGGTGCTCTTCGACACCGCGGCCGGCGCCGTCGAGGTGTTCACCACCCGCCCCGACACACTGTTCGGCTCGACGTATCTGGTTCTGGCGCCCGAACATCCGCTGGTCGACGCGCTCACCGCCGAGGCCTGGCCCGACGGCGTCGATCCGGCGTGGACCTATTCGGCGCCCACCCCGGTCGAGGCGGTGGCCGCCTACCGTCGCGCGGTCGCGGCGAAATCCGACCTGGAACGCCAGGAGAACAAGACCAAGACCGGCGTGTTCCTCGGTGCGACGGCGACCAACCCGGTCAACGGGGCGGCGATCCCGATCTTCGTCGCCGACTACGTGCTGATCGGCTACGGCACCGGGGCGATCATGGCGGTGCCCGGCCACGATCAGCGCGACTGGGAGTTCGCCACCGCGTTCGGGCTGCCGATCGTCGAGGTGATCACCGGCGGGGACGTCAGCACCGCCGCGCACCCCGGTGACGGCACCCTGGTCAACTCCGACTACCTCGACGGGATGACGGTGACCGCCGCACAGGCGGCGGTCACCGAGCGCCTGGAGCACTCCGGGCACGGCCGGGCCCGGGTGCAGTACAAGCTGCGCGACTGGCTGTTCGCCCGGCAGCGCTACTGGGGCGAGCCGTTTCCGATCGTCTACGACGCGGCCGGCCGCGCGCACCCGCTCGACGACGCGGCGCTGCCGGTGGAGCTGCCCGACGTGCCCGACTACGCGCCGGTGGCGTTCGACCCCGACGACCCCGACAGCGAACCCGCCCCGCCGCTGGCCACCGCTGGCGACTGGGTGCACGTCGAGCTCGACCTCGGCGACGGTCTGCAGACCTACACCCGCGACACCAACGTGATGCCGCAGTGGGCCGGCAGCTCCTGGTATGAGCTGCGCTACGTCGACCCGTTCAACACCGAGCAGTTCTGCGCCCCGGAGAACGAGGCGTACTGGATGGGGCCGCGGCCCGCCGAGCACGGCCCCAACGATCCCGGCGGGGTCGATCTCTACGTCGGCGGGGTCGAGCACGCGGTGCTGCACCTGCTCTACGCCCGGTTCTGGCACAAGGTGCTGCACGACCTGGGCCACGTCAGCTCCCGGGAGCCCTACCGGCGTCTGGTCAACCAGGGCTACATCCAGGCCGACGCCTACACCGACGCGCGCGGGGCGTACGTGCCGGCCGCCGACGTCGTGGCCCGCGACGGCGGGTACTGCTACCGCGGGCCCGACGGCGAGGTGGCGGTGCGCCGGGAGTTCGGCAAGATGGGCAAGAGCCTGAAGAACTCGGTCTCGCCGGACCAGATCTGCGACGACTACGGGGCCGACACCCTGCGGGTCTACGAGATGTCGATGGGCCCGCTGGAGGCGTCGCGGCCGTGGGCGACCAAGGACGTGGTCGGGGCGTTCCGGTTCCTGCAGCGGGTGTGGCGCCTGGTCGTCGACGAGCAGACCGGCGCGGTGCGCGTCGCCGCCCACGAGGCCCTCGACGAGGCGACGCTGCGGCTGCTGCACCGCACCATCGCCGGGGTGACCGAGGACTACCGGGCGCTGCGCAACAACACCGCCGCCGCCAAGCTCATCGAGTACACCAACCACCTGACCAAGCAGGCGGTGAGCGCGCGGGCGGCGGTCGAACCGCTGGTGCTGCTGCTCGCGCCGCTGGCCCCGCACCTGGCCGAGGAGCTGTGGGCGCGGCTCGGCCACGACACCTCGCTGGCCCACGGACCGTTCCCGCAGGCCGACCCGGCGTATCTGGTGGCCGACACCGTCGACTACCCGGTACAGGTCAACGGCAAGAAGCGGGGGCTGATCACGGTGGCCGCCGACGCCGACGCCGCCGCGGTGGAGGCCGCCGCCCTCGCCGACGAGAAGGTGCGCGGATTCCTCGGCGGCGCCGACCCGAAGAAGGTGATCGTGGTGCCCGGGCGGCTGGTCAACCTGGTGCTCTGA
- a CDS encoding LpqN/LpqT family lipoprotein, with the protein MLHTARRWPALTGVLTAALAAAVTFGPVAAADPAPAPPSPQPAPLTPDALARHNPAAGPVTAPRPQIATPAAPAGPTTQPLVPATSDTLREYLQDQGVELEPQQAAGFDALDITLPVPTGWTRVPDPNVPDAFVVIANRNSNSLYTSNAALVVYRLVGDFDAREAITHANIETQQQSAWRTTDQAIADYNGQPTARIEGTFRQNDMTLNTSRHTIIADSGVEGADGADRYLVSLAVTNAANLAVSDATATEAILTGFSVRPPAAATPGRAPNAPAAPAAPAAPAAPAAPAAPAPTAAAPAAPGPAAPVPTPRR; encoded by the coding sequence ATGTTGCACACCGCCCGTCGTTGGCCGGCGTTGACCGGGGTGCTGACCGCCGCGCTCGCCGCGGCGGTGACGTTCGGGCCGGTCGCGGCCGCCGACCCGGCGCCCGCCCCGCCGTCGCCGCAGCCGGCCCCGCTGACCCCCGACGCCCTGGCCCGGCACAACCCGGCCGCCGGGCCGGTGACCGCGCCGCGCCCGCAGATCGCCACCCCGGCGGCTCCGGCCGGGCCCACGACGCAGCCGCTGGTGCCGGCCACCTCCGACACGTTGCGCGAGTACCTGCAGGACCAGGGGGTGGAGCTGGAGCCGCAGCAGGCCGCCGGTTTCGACGCCCTGGACATCACCTTGCCGGTGCCGACCGGCTGGACCCGGGTGCCCGACCCGAACGTGCCGGACGCGTTCGTGGTGATCGCCAACCGCAACAGCAACTCGCTGTACACCTCCAACGCGGCACTGGTGGTCTACCGCCTGGTCGGCGACTTCGATGCCCGCGAAGCCATCACCCACGCCAACATCGAGACCCAGCAGCAGTCCGCGTGGCGCACCACCGACCAGGCGATCGCCGACTACAACGGCCAGCCCACGGCCCGCATCGAGGGCACGTTCCGCCAGAACGACATGACGCTGAACACCTCCCGGCACACCATCATCGCCGACTCCGGCGTCGAGGGCGCCGACGGCGCCGACCGCTACCTGGTGTCGCTGGCGGTGACCAACGCGGCCAACCTGGCGGTCAGCGACGCGACCGCCACCGAGGCGATCCTCACCGGGTTCTCGGTGCGCCCGCCGGCCGCCGCGACGCCGGGGCGCGCGCCGAACGCGCCCGCCGCACCGGCGGCACCCGCCGCACCGGCGGCACCCGCCGCACCGGCGGCGCCGGCGCCCACCGCGGCGGCCCCGGCGGCACCCGGCCCGGCGGCGCCGGTGCCCACCCCGCGCCGCTAG